aaattCTGAGGACTCAGTTCTCTAGAGAGGAACTGTTCAGTTCGTTCAGTTCAGGAGGAAGAGTCTGCTCTTCTTCAACGTCAGAAGTCCTCACACTCCAGCAGCAGTTCTGGCCCGATTCGGTGAGGTCCGGTCCACTGGCAGAAGTACTGTCGGTTCTGGACGTCCTGCGTCTCTCAGGCGTTCGGCTTCAATCGTCCTGCAAAcagaaactgggtcagaaccaggttCTGATCCAAAGAAACACATCCAGTCCGGAACACGACCCGACCCGCAGCAGGAGAACCTTCCTCccgaccagcagggggcgccatcAGAGCCCCGCCCACCACAGAAACACCTGCAGAATCCTCCCAGCATCCTCTGCGCCGCGCAGCTCCAAATGTTAGACGGTATCAGATTTATTCCAGATTATCTCAGACTGGACTGAGATTATGGGAGGTTTCCATCAGACTGGCTGCAGCGCGGAGGAAACGGAAACATTCCCAGCATGCATCTCGCCAGCAGCAACGTGGGCTCAGTTCGCCCTGCGCAAGGCCCGACAGGCACACACACAAGCTGCGGGGGCGGGGGGCGGGTGGAGACAACACTGAGGGCCATGCCATGCTGAGGTCGCCATGCGACCCCCACCTACCTGCCCGCCGTCTCCTAGCAACGGGCCGGCTCTGTCTggaaaccaaccaatcagagcacagaatgaggaaacagaggaagagggGCAGACGGACAGCGGAGGCGCTCCGTCTCTGGGTCCGCTCCGACCTGCAGCCAGGAGGCACAGCTCAGTTCCCACAATGCACTGCAATACCCACAATGCACTGCAGGCTGCTGGAGCATTTATTAAGttggatgaaaataaattcaagaaGCTGAAGAAGCTCAGAAACACTTGACAGGAAAAAGTCTGTAAAAGGACAAGAACCTGACTTCCTGTTTAGTTactctacaaaataaaagcctcttAAAGTGAACTTTATTCAATCTGAAAAACCAGGATGCAGATCATCTTCAAATATTCCTCCGATTTTATTCcgaggaggtcaaaggtcaacagaGCGCTGCGCACCTGCAGCCAGCTGCGACTGGGAGCGCCTGCGGGATCCGCTGGGCGTCCTGGAGGCCGAGGACAGCGTGGAGCCGGCGCTGCTGGCCCGGGAGATGGGGAGGGGCGCCGGCGTGACGGGGGGAGAGTCCAGCTGGAGAACCAGAGAGTTTATTATGAAGATCAGCTGCAGCACGCAGCATGCGCTGCAGCTAACCCGCTAGCAGCAGAGATAAGCCTTAGCTTAGCACTTTAGcacactttgaaaacatttagcacacaTTGTGTTCAAGAATTTatccagaaatttaacattagGGGATGCTAATTTACTTTGCTCTTTATTTCAGCTGAATAAAGTTCAGAGTCTGTGTCGACGTTTTGCTTttagactgaaaaaaacaactgaagatGAAATGTGCTGACAGAAACCCTGCTGTGgccaatgctaatgctaaccattAGTGCATTAGTATTAGCGGAACCAGTGTTGATGCTTCGGTTCTGCTAATGCTGTAGCGCTAATTATTAGCATTAATTCCACTAATGCTAACATGCTAGTGATGAAAATTTGTTCCACTAATGATGAACAATTAAGGCGTTAGCAGATCCAATGCTATTGCTttgtgctttagcattagcacatGTAGCTTTTCACTGGTTCTGCTGTGCTGAGGGGGCGGAGCCCGGTGTGTGACCCGTACCTCTAGGCTGTCGTGCGTGGGCGAGGACGACGTGGACGAGTTCTCGTGTCTCTTGGACGAAGCGGCAGAGTTGAGCTCCACGCTGCGAACGCGCTGAGCGAACTTCAGCGAACACACCGACTCGCTCACGTTGCCAGGCAACGGAGACACCTGCAGGAACAGCGGCGGTGAGAAGCGGGTCGGGACTGCGGTGGCCGGGTTCTGGTTTCTGGACTCACCTGGACCATCATCAGGGTCTTGCTGTCTCCGCTCAGAGAGTCCTGCAGCAGGTAGGTGAGCCGCGAGTTCCTGAAGGGGATGTGGGCGTGTCGGCTGCGCAGCGCGCTGATGACATCACCCAGCGCCGACAGCGACTTGTTGATGCACTGCGCTTCCCGGAGCCGGCTGCCCTCCGCTCCGGACTTCCCGATCCGCTCCGAACCGgccaggtccaccaggttcagCTTCCCTGAACCAGAACGATGAAAATCACAGAAACGTTTCAACACCTAAATATCAGAACGAATGCTAACAAATAAAAGCATGGAGAGCCGCTACATtcaaaagaaactcaaaaaccTCAAGAAGTAATTAAGAATGTAAAAGATATCCTTCCATATTTGTTCGTATTTCATTTaatagtatttaattttttgactGAAACTGATTTCCATACAAACGGTCTTACTGATCCAATCTTCCTCGTCTCTGATTGGTTACACCAACTCTAATCTGATTGGCCAACAGCAGCAGAGGGCGGAGCTAAAGAACTTGCAGGATCATAACGATGTTTGTTCGCGGTTCTCGGAGGGAATTTGGGCCTTTCTGGCCTTCCCTAGGTCCGATAAACGGATCCGGACCGCCGGCGGTCAGAAAGCAGAACCGGCCTGACCTTGTGTTCTAGTTCCGGTCGTGGTGTTGAACCCAGACACGGTGATGATGAGCAGCGCGTGGGAGCGCGAGCTGTGTTCGTTCAGGTTGGTGCACGCCGTGGCCCGGTTCACCCGGCCCAGCTCAAACACCTGGGGACGGGGACGAggccatcagaaccagaaccgctgcTCTGGTATCTGGGTGTTTTACTCTGAAAGGACAGTCAGGAAGCGGTTACCCTGTTGATGTCCTCGGGGCTCTGGACCGCGATCTCCGTCAGTCCGGGGACGTAGAGCTGTCCGCTGCCGTCCGGGTTCAGCTTGATGTCCAGTTTGTCTGTGGGATTCTGCCTGAGCAGGTCGCTGCAGGAAACCAGAGCGTCAGAGCCTGCAGGCGCAGCGCAGGGCAGCAGAACCCACGCAGGGAACCATCAAATctaaagcagaaccagaacctggtccaGAACTAGGTCCAGAACTAGAAccaggtccagaaccagaacctggtccaGAACTAGAACCAGGTCCAGAACCAGACCCGGTCCGGTCCTCACCGCAGCGTCTCGTTGTAAATCTCCACCAGGTTGACGACGATCCGATATTCCCAGTCCAGATTTTTCTCCGTCACCTCGGCGAACAGCAGGCGCAACGCGCGCTGGTTGATgccggggtcagaggtcacgccCTGCGGACACAAAGGGGTGGGGCTTACAAGTGAGAGGCGGTCCAGTGCCAGGTGAGGCCGGGCCAGGCTCCGCCCCCTACCTCCATGGTGTAGGTCTTCCCGGATCCCGTCTGTCCGTACGCGAAGATGCAGACGTTGAAGCCGTCGATACAGGAAGTGACCAGAGCCTGCACTTCCTGGAACACCTGGAGGACCAATCAGAGAACAGGACACAGGTGAGACGCCGGGTCAGgcgaccagaaccaggaggagccAGGAGGCCCGGTTCAGGAGCCGCTCACCTCCTCCTGCGAGGCCTGCGGAGGGAAGACCTTGTCCAGTTCAAAGGTCATGACCTTTCCCCTGGAGGACAGGTAGAGGACGGCGTCGTCGTCCGAGTCGAAGCTCAGCGCCGTTCCCGCGTCGGTCGAGTCCAGTTCCTCCTGGCTGACGGGTCGGACCCGGCAGAACACCCGGATGTTACCTGGGACacagattttatgttaaatgggCCTGCCGTAGGAAGCAGCAACCAGAACCGAGCCGGGAGGTTCCGCTGCGGGTCGGACCTTTGAGGCGGACCAGCTCGTTGTGGCATTTCTTCCTCAGGTTCATCTCCCTCTTGTACTTCCTGAGCAGATCctggttggtgctgctgacgTCGCCGATCACCTGGCAGATCTGCAGACACACAGCGGGTCAGCCGGGCCGGGCGGAACCGGGCCGGGCGGAACCGGGCCTCACCTCCTGCTTGGCCTCACTGATTGCTTTCTCCAGCATTGAGGGGAAATCCTGGACCTGCTTCTTCAGGCAGTTATAGTCAGAGGTCAAAGTTCGCAGGGCCGGCTGCAGGCTGAGCAGGTTCAGACGCACACCTGGAcacatcatcatcaccttcatcatcatcaccttcaccatcatcatcatcaccttcaccaccaccttcatcatcaccttcatcatcatcatcaccttcaccaccaccttcatcatcaccttcatcatcatcaccatcaccttcatcatcaccatcaccctCCCAGCCTGCCTTGGGTCTCACCTGCCAGGTTCTGGTGGACGGCCTTCATCTCGCTCTCGGCCCGGATGAAGGCCTCCTCGATCAGGCggttcttctcctcctccaggctCTGCATGTCGGCCTCCAGCTGGCCCTGCGCTCGCTGCATCTCGCCCTCGTAGACGTGGATCTGGGGGAACACGCAGTGCCGTTTGATCCCTGGGTTCTGTTTTTCGGCCGTCGTGAGATTCGGTGGCCAAACGTGAAACTGCTGtgagttactcagcaggttgttgctaagtaaccaaaGTGAGTGAGTTAATTGATGCTACCCAGATAGCTTGGCtcaagcctttcctctgcctacatttcccagaatgctgtgcggttctagatcagagttcagtgaacgCTCCATCACCTTCAGCGTCGCTAAAACATGGCGCCATTGAACCGAGGATAAAACATGGCCGACACGTTTCCACATCTATGGACAGATTATCCAAGAAACATTACTTAACGTCCAGAACTCAgtaaaacatgcagacatgttTAACTAGACAGGTAAACCAACAGATTAAAGTAGATTAAAATGCACAGATTCATTAAATAATCTCAGCAGAAGTTAAAACgtctaaagaaaaacacaaactactgacacaaaacacagacaggaagCCGACCACAGTTTTCCTCTGCTTAAAGTCACTGAGCTAAGCTAGGCTAACCATGCTAGGCTAACTGTTAATTATACATGTAGATCTTAATCccacataaatattttatctaaCCATAATCTTGGCCACTGGGTGATCTACTGGGAAGCTGCCTGGCTAATCCAACAGAGTCCAGAGCTTCCCATTCAAACCAGTTTAACCTTTTATTTCACTGACTGACTACTGGAATAACGTAGAGATGTTATATTagtttttagaaaacagaaaaatgacattatGTGTTTAGAGGCCAGAGCTCCAGCtgacaaaaatatatagattcatttttaagaacaaaaacagcagaagaagttaataaaactgaaactaattCAAAAGCAAGTCAGTAATCTGACTGACAGGGAATAAATTTATATTCCTTTATTATGATTATTGTAACCATGACGAGCAAAAAGAACCATTTGATTCATTTAATCACTGAagttattttgagtttctttgcTCTGGATTATAAATCCTGGATGTTTAATCTGAGCAGCTTGAATTCATCTGGGAGCTCAGGAGCCTGAGGGGGAGGGGGgtctgtgacatcacagggGGCGGGGCCAACCTTGGACAACCCGGGATCCAATCGGCTCTTTGCGTTGCTGACAGTCGTGGATAAAAGGCCACAGAGGCGCAGCTGCAGCCAGACAGGTAGAGAAACACAGGTGAGCTGCGACACCTGGAcgcttctgattggctgtcaggCCGGTGCAAGACGCCCAGCCCCAGACacgacagccaatcagaggacgGGAAGCAGAGGCATCTCACCTGAGTTCGTAGCTGAGTGCAGGTGCGCTGCGAGTCGTGCAGCTGCGCCTCCagctcctgcagcagctgcctcTGCAGCGACAGCTGTTCCTGCAGCGCCCCGTTCTTCACCTGCAGCTCCACCAGCGCCTTCTGCGAGTCCGCCGACTCCACCTGCACCGTCTGGGTCACCACCTGCAGAGGAGCGCGAGGCTGggtcagcagctgcagcaacaccagctgctgcagctgtgtgCCTGCTCAGAGAGGCGGATCGCTCCGTCAGATTTCTGCATCTCTCTCCTCCGTTTCCTTACCTTGACTCTAGGGGGCGCCGCCGCCTGTCTGGCCAGCTCTTCCTCACACTCCTGCAGTCGCAGATGCAGTTTCTGCTCTCCCTTGCTGCGGCGCCTCCTGCTGTcgtccagctgcagctgcagcacctCCGCCCTGCAgctgctctcctgcagctcctgctgcagATCGGCCAGCCGCTGCTCCCGCTGTCGCGCCCGGCTCTCCCAGGACGCCGCCTCCCGCCGCAGCGCCTCCGCCTCCTGCGGCGCACACACAAGGGGCGGAGTCAGACTCGCCCGCTGCGGCTGCGCCCGAGGCTGCATCGGCGGACTCACCTGAGCATGGCCGCAGCGGCTGCAGCCGTCCGCCGCCGTGTCAGGCTGAAGCTCTGAGCTCCTGCGTGACTTCAGCTCCTGTTTCAGACGCTCGTTCTCCACCAGCAGCCGCTCCAGCTGCTTCTCCAGGTctgtcgccccctgcaggaCAGGTGGCCACATTACAGCAGCTTCTAACCAAGAGGACCGTTTATCAGCTCAGGACTAGAGCCGGGAGATTAGACTAAATTATAATCTTGGCGTTTAGTTAAATCTGTGAAGGTTAAAGTTCTGCTGCTgataaaagatgaaatatttccttaatcAATTCTATGATTGAATATGAATGATCGGTCCGATCAGTCTGATCAATCAATGAATCACATGATAAAGACTCATCTGACTTTATGCCGTAACCTAATCCAGACGATCGGACCCGTTACTCCCGCTGCTTTTGTTGCCACGGTAACCGAACGGCGTGGGTCTGAAGCTGAGATTAAAGCGTTAAGCTGCAGTGAGAACTTCCTGTTCGGTTCTGACTCGGTATTGGGTTCGAGTCTGATCCCAACAGGGTTTCTACAGAGCCCAAGTTTGGGTCAGAACTTTGAGTTGCAGGTTCTGGACTCAGTGGCTCCGGGTCCAGAACTGAACTCACCAGTTCCGAGCGCAGTCTCTCCACCTCCTGAGTTCgatccagcagcttctgctccAGCGCCGCCACCTGAAGGCAGAACCGCCAGTCAGCTGGACCGGAACCACAGAACCCCACTGGGCCCGGTTCTGCAGACGTACCTGTGTGTGCAGCCGAGAGACGAGCTGCTCCTCTTCGGGTCGGCTGAAAAGGTCCGGATTCGGCTTCACACCTAAAACCAGACAAGAACATAACAggccggaccagaaccagaaccggatcagGCATTGGGCTACGCTCTGATTGGTTTGGTCAGTGCTAAAGGTTCTGGATCCAGATCCGGGTTCAGGTCTGGGATCAAAATCAGTTTAACctgtgggcgtggccagcaaAGGCTCCTCCCCCTGCGCCCAAGCTCCACCCCCCGTCTGCTGGCAGGAAACCTCCTCCGAGCCAAAACGGACCTGAAGCTCACACACCTTGTCCTGCAGagtctgaacacacacacacacacacacacacacacacacggtggATGAGACTGCAGCAACAGCAGGTGACTGTTCTACAGGGCGCTGCACTCTAGAGGTCAGAGGTGAAAGGTCATCTACGGAGAGAGACTGAGGCAGATCAGAAACAGGAGGATGAAGATAGAAACAATGAAGGTTTTTACATTGACAGGCGTCCAGCAGCAGGACCAGGAGACTCTCTGCAGGACGAGACGGAATGGAGGAAAACAGGACAGTTAGGAAGACactggacagacagacagagagacggacagagagacggacagacagacagacagacagacggacagacagacagacagacggacagacagacagagagacggacagagagacggacagacagacagacagacggacagacagacagagagacggacagacagacagagagacggacagacagacagacggacggacagacagacagacggacagacagacagagagacggacagacagacagagagacggacagagagacggacagacagacagacagacagacggacggacagacagacagacagacggacagacagacagagagacggacagacagacagacggacagacagacagacggacagacagacagagagacggacagacagacagacggacggacagacagacagacggacagacagacagacagacagacggacagacagacagacagacagacagagagacggagCTCTCCGAGGTGGGACGGTTCAGTGACCTCTGCtaacttcagttttttctgAGGAAACGATGACTCAGTAAGTGCTAAGCTAAATGCTAAGCTAAAATGAAAGGAATCGCTTCACTGTGTTGATGTCACATCCTGACCGTTGCTTTGCTAGCAGTAGCATCGTGCCTTCTGTTAGCACTGTGTGCTAGCTGTACTGCATTTTTTATAGCATTATTACATTAATAGTTTCTATTTGGATCATATAATCAGAAGACAAAAATGCCATTCAGTGACATTCCTGGAGCTAGCGTTAGCTAACTGGCTAACTATGCTGAGCCTCGTTTCCAGACCAGTTCATTCCTTTTCTGGCTCCTACATGTCAGACCG
This genomic stretch from Xiphophorus hellerii strain 12219 chromosome 4, Xiphophorus_hellerii-4.1, whole genome shotgun sequence harbors:
- the kifc3 gene encoding kinesin-like protein KIFC3 isoform X4; protein product: MYVLCTLAVLMFHSLLRKRVGTGLDRTSEAAGTEKKVLEVLEDGVGLAGRGRTGGTETLSSNRRRVQPVQRSSALLGPAVMFGTRQSWDIAHAPCLQELWKKDLSLDASSVDFLMSDGEDDGSFLSLPATAFSQRPPLTAELNASSSHQLLIQTLQDKVCELQVRFGSEEVSCQQTGGGAWAQGEEPLLATPTGVKPNPDLFSRPEEEQLVSRLHTQVAALEQKLLDRTQEVERLRSELGATDLEKQLERLLVENERLKQELKSRRSSELQPDTAADGCSRCGHAQEAEALRREAASWESRARQREQRLADLQQELQESSCRAEVLQLQLDDSRRRRSKGEQKLHLRLQECEEELARQAAAPPRVKVVTQTVQVESADSQKALVELQVKNGALQEQLSLQRQLLQELEAQLHDSQRTCTQLRTQIHVYEGEMQRAQGQLEADMQSLEEEKNRLIEEAFIRAESEMKAVHQNLAGVRLNLLSLQPALRTLTSDYNCLKKQVQDFPSMLEKAISEAKQEICQVIGDVSSTNQDLLRKYKREMNLRKKCHNELVRLKGNIRVFCRVRPVSQEELDSTDAGTALSFDSDDDAVLYLSSRGKVMTFELDKVFPPQASQEEVFQEVQALVTSCIDGFNVCIFAYGQTGSGKTYTMEGVTSDPGINQRALRLLFAEVTEKNLDWEYRIVVNLVEIYNETLRDLLRQNPTDKLDIKLNPDGSGQLYVPGLTEIAVQSPEDINRVFELGRVNRATACTNLNEHSSRSHALLIITVSGFNTTTGTRTQGKLNLVDLAGSERIGKSGAEGSRLREAQCINKSLSALGDVISALRSRHAHIPFRNSRLTYLLQDSLSGDSKTLMMVQVSPLPGNVSESVCSLKFAQRVRSVELNSAASSKRHENSSTSSSPTHDSLELDSPPVTPAPLPISRASSAGSTLSSASRTPSGSRRRSQSQLAAGRLKPNA
- the kifc3 gene encoding kinesin-like protein KIFC3 isoform X2; the encoded protein is MYVLCTLAVLMFHSLLRKRVGTGLDRTSEAAGTEKKVLEVLEDGVGLAGRGRTGGTETLSSNRRRVQPVQRSSALLGPAVMFGTRQSWDIAHAPCLQELWKKDLSLDASSVDFLMSDGEDDGSFLSLPATAFSQRPPLTAELNASSSHQLLIQTLQDKVCELQVRFGSEEVSCQQTGGGAWAQGEEPLLATPTGVKPNPDLFSRPEEEQLVSRLHTQVAALEQKLLDRTQEVERLRSELGATDLEKQLERLLVENERLKQELKSRRSSELQPDTAADGCSRCGHAQEAEALRREAASWESRARQREQRLADLQQELQESSCRAEVLQLQLDDSRRRRSKGEQKLHLRLQECEEELARQAAAPPRVKVVTQTVQVESADSQKALVELQVKNGALQEQLSLQRQLLQELEAQLHDSQRTCTQLRTQIHVYEGEMQRAQGQLEADMQSLEEEKNRLIEEAFIRAESEMKAVHQNLAGVRLNLLSLQPALRTLTSDYNCLKKQVQDFPSMLEKAISEAKQEICQVIGDVSSTNQDLLRKYKREMNLRKKCHNELVRLKGNIRVFCRVRPVSQEELDSTDAGTALSFDSDDDAVLYLSSRGKVMTFELDKVFPPQASQEEVFQEVQALVTSCIDGFNVCIFAYGQTGSGKTYTMEGVTSDPGINQRALRLLFAEVTEKNLDWEYRIVVNLVEIYNETLRDLLRQNPTDKLDIKLNPDGSGQLYVPGLTEIAVQSPEDINRVFELGRVNRATACTNLNEHSSRSHALLIITVSGFNTTTGTRTQGKLNLVDLAGSERIGKSGAEGSRLREAQCINKSLSALGDVISALRSRHAHIPFRNSRLTYLLQDSLSGDSKTLMMVQVSPLPGNVSESVCSLKFAQRVRSVELNSAASSKRHENSSTSSSPTHDSLELDSPPVTPAPLPISRASSAGSTLSSASRTPSGSRRRSQSQLAADRAGPLLGDGGQDD
- the kifc3 gene encoding kinesin-like protein KIFC3 isoform X3, translated to MLGWVGTLINKRWLDRHRSGKGAERKTRCGAPVQRSSALLGPAVMFGTRQSWDIAHAPCLQELWKKDLSLDASSVDFLMSDGEDDGSFLSLPATAFSQRPPLTAELNASSSHQLLIQTLQDKVCELQVRFGSEEVSCQQTGGGAWAQGEEPLLATPTGVKPNPDLFSRPEEEQLVSRLHTQVAALEQKLLDRTQEVERLRSELGATDLEKQLERLLVENERLKQELKSRRSSELQPDTAADGCSRCGHAQEAEALRREAASWESRARQREQRLADLQQELQESSCRAEVLQLQLDDSRRRRSKGEQKLHLRLQECEEELARQAAAPPRVKVVTQTVQVESADSQKALVELQVKNGALQEQLSLQRQLLQELEAQLHDSQRTCTQLRTQIHVYEGEMQRAQGQLEADMQSLEEEKNRLIEEAFIRAESEMKAVHQNLAGVRLNLLSLQPALRTLTSDYNCLKKQVQDFPSMLEKAISEAKQEICQVIGDVSSTNQDLLRKYKREMNLRKKCHNELVRLKGNIRVFCRVRPVSQEELDSTDAGTALSFDSDDDAVLYLSSRGKVMTFELDKVFPPQASQEEVFQEVQALVTSCIDGFNVCIFAYGQTGSGKTYTMEGVTSDPGINQRALRLLFAEVTEKNLDWEYRIVVNLVEIYNETLRDLLRQNPTDKLDIKLNPDGSGQLYVPGLTEIAVQSPEDINRVFELGRVNRATACTNLNEHSSRSHALLIITVSGFNTTTGTRTQGKLNLVDLAGSERIGKSGAEGSRLREAQCINKSLSALGDVISALRSRHAHIPFRNSRLTYLLQDSLSGDSKTLMMVQVSPLPGNVSESVCSLKFAQRVRSVELNSAASSKRHENSSTSSSPTHDSLELDSPPVTPAPLPISRASSAGSTLSSASRTPSGSRRRSQSQLAAGRSGPRDGAPPLSVCPSSSVSSFCALIGWFPDRAGPLLGDGGQDD
- the kifc3 gene encoding kinesin-like protein KIFC3 isoform X6; protein product: MSDGEDDGSFLSLPATAFSQRPPLTAELNASSSHQLLIQTLQDKVCELQVRFGSEEVSCQQTGGGAWAQGEEPLLATPTGVKPNPDLFSRPEEEQLVSRLHTQVAALEQKLLDRTQEVERLRSELGATDLEKQLERLLVENERLKQELKSRRSSELQPDTAADGCSRCGHAQEAEALRREAASWESRARQREQRLADLQQELQESSCRAEVLQLQLDDSRRRRSKGEQKLHLRLQECEEELARQAAAPPRVKVVTQTVQVESADSQKALVELQVKNGALQEQLSLQRQLLQELEAQLHDSQRTCTQLRTQIHVYEGEMQRAQGQLEADMQSLEEEKNRLIEEAFIRAESEMKAVHQNLAGVRLNLLSLQPALRTLTSDYNCLKKQVQDFPSMLEKAISEAKQEICQVIGDVSSTNQDLLRKYKREMNLRKKCHNELVRLKGNIRVFCRVRPVSQEELDSTDAGTALSFDSDDDAVLYLSSRGKVMTFELDKVFPPQASQEEVFQEVQALVTSCIDGFNVCIFAYGQTGSGKTYTMEGVTSDPGINQRALRLLFAEVTEKNLDWEYRIVVNLVEIYNETLRDLLRQNPTDKLDIKLNPDGSGQLYVPGLTEIAVQSPEDINRVFELGRVNRATACTNLNEHSSRSHALLIITVSGFNTTTGTRTQGKLNLVDLAGSERIGKSGAEGSRLREAQCINKSLSALGDVISALRSRHAHIPFRNSRLTYLLQDSLSGDSKTLMMVQVSPLPGNVSESVCSLKFAQRVRSVELNSAASSKRHENSSTSSSPTHDSLELDSPPVTPAPLPISRASSAGSTLSSASRTPSGSRRRSQSQLAAGRSGPRDGAPPLSVCPSSSVSSFCALIGWFPDRAGPLLGDGGQDD
- the kifc3 gene encoding kinesin-like protein KIFC3 isoform X5; protein product: MFGTRQSWDIAHAPCLQELWKKDLSLDASSVDFLMSDGEDDGSFLSLPATAFSQRPPLTAELNASSSHQLLIQTLQDKVCELQVRFGSEEVSCQQTGGGAWAQGEEPLLATPTGVKPNPDLFSRPEEEQLVSRLHTQVAALEQKLLDRTQEVERLRSELGATDLEKQLERLLVENERLKQELKSRRSSELQPDTAADGCSRCGHAQEAEALRREAASWESRARQREQRLADLQQELQESSCRAEVLQLQLDDSRRRRSKGEQKLHLRLQECEEELARQAAAPPRVKVVTQTVQVESADSQKALVELQVKNGALQEQLSLQRQLLQELEAQLHDSQRTCTQLRTQIHVYEGEMQRAQGQLEADMQSLEEEKNRLIEEAFIRAESEMKAVHQNLAGVRLNLLSLQPALRTLTSDYNCLKKQVQDFPSMLEKAISEAKQEICQVIGDVSSTNQDLLRKYKREMNLRKKCHNELVRLKGNIRVFCRVRPVSQEELDSTDAGTALSFDSDDDAVLYLSSRGKVMTFELDKVFPPQASQEEVFQEVQALVTSCIDGFNVCIFAYGQTGSGKTYTMEGVTSDPGINQRALRLLFAEVTEKNLDWEYRIVVNLVEIYNETLRDLLRQNPTDKLDIKLNPDGSGQLYVPGLTEIAVQSPEDINRVFELGRVNRATACTNLNEHSSRSHALLIITVSGFNTTTGTRTQGKLNLVDLAGSERIGKSGAEGSRLREAQCINKSLSALGDVISALRSRHAHIPFRNSRLTYLLQDSLSGDSKTLMMVQVSPLPGNVSESVCSLKFAQRVRSVELNSAASSKRHENSSTSSSPTHDSLELDSPPVTPAPLPISRASSAGSTLSSASRTPSGSRRRSQSQLAAGRSGPRDGAPPLSVCPSSSVSSFCALIGWFPDRAGPLLGDGGQDD
- the kifc3 gene encoding kinesin-like protein KIFC3 isoform X1, encoding MYVLCTLAVLMFHSLLRKRVGTGLDRTSEAAGTEKKVLEVLEDGVGLAGRGRTGGTETLSSNRRRVQPVQRSSALLGPAVMFGTRQSWDIAHAPCLQELWKKDLSLDASSVDFLMSDGEDDGSFLSLPATAFSQRPPLTAELNASSSHQLLIQTLQDKVCELQVRFGSEEVSCQQTGGGAWAQGEEPLLATPTGVKPNPDLFSRPEEEQLVSRLHTQVAALEQKLLDRTQEVERLRSELGATDLEKQLERLLVENERLKQELKSRRSSELQPDTAADGCSRCGHAQEAEALRREAASWESRARQREQRLADLQQELQESSCRAEVLQLQLDDSRRRRSKGEQKLHLRLQECEEELARQAAAPPRVKVVTQTVQVESADSQKALVELQVKNGALQEQLSLQRQLLQELEAQLHDSQRTCTQLRTQIHVYEGEMQRAQGQLEADMQSLEEEKNRLIEEAFIRAESEMKAVHQNLAGVRLNLLSLQPALRTLTSDYNCLKKQVQDFPSMLEKAISEAKQEICQVIGDVSSTNQDLLRKYKREMNLRKKCHNELVRLKGNIRVFCRVRPVSQEELDSTDAGTALSFDSDDDAVLYLSSRGKVMTFELDKVFPPQASQEEVFQEVQALVTSCIDGFNVCIFAYGQTGSGKTYTMEGVTSDPGINQRALRLLFAEVTEKNLDWEYRIVVNLVEIYNETLRDLLRQNPTDKLDIKLNPDGSGQLYVPGLTEIAVQSPEDINRVFELGRVNRATACTNLNEHSSRSHALLIITVSGFNTTTGTRTQGKLNLVDLAGSERIGKSGAEGSRLREAQCINKSLSALGDVISALRSRHAHIPFRNSRLTYLLQDSLSGDSKTLMMVQVSPLPGNVSESVCSLKFAQRVRSVELNSAASSKRHENSSTSSSPTHDSLELDSPPVTPAPLPISRASSAGSTLSSASRTPSGSRRRSQSQLAAGRSGPRDGAPPLSVCPSSSVSSFCALIGWFPDRAGPLLGDGGQDD